A stretch of the Sulfurimonas sp. HSL-1656 genome encodes the following:
- the rplJ gene encoding 50S ribosomal protein L10 has translation MTRAEKTEVVNYLTGEFGSVAAVVICDYNGLGVADLEELRGLARKSDAKVQVVKNTLANIALANAEMTGVELKDMNIFIWSDDVIGAAKVAADFAKKNDKLSIKAGYLDKEPADKAKIEAFAKLPGRNELLGMLAATWMAPLTNFTIGLDALRKKREEEA, from the coding sequence ATGACAAGAGCTGAAAAAACGGAAGTTGTCAACTATCTTACCGGCGAGTTCGGAAGTGTTGCAGCCGTCGTTATCTGTGACTATAACGGTCTGGGTGTAGCTGATCTTGAAGAGCTGCGCGGTCTGGCTCGCAAAAGCGATGCGAAAGTTCAGGTTGTAAAAAACACCCTGGCGAACATCGCACTGGCGAATGCTGAAATGACCGGCGTCGAACTGAAAGATATGAACATCTTCATCTGGTCCGATGACGTTATCGGCGCGGCAAAAGTTGCAGCGGATTTCGCGAAGAAAAACGATAAACTGAGCATTAAAGCGGGTTACCTCGATAAAGAGCCTGCGGATAAAGCGAAGATCGAAGCTTTCGCAAAACTCCCGGGTCGCAACGAACTGCTTGGCATGCTGGCTGCTACTTGGATGGCACCGCTCACCAACTTTACGATCGGTCTCGATGCGCTTAGAAAAAAGCGCGAAGAAGAGGCTTAA
- the rplL gene encoding 50S ribosomal protein L7/L12: MAVTKEDVLEYISNLSVLELSELVKEFEEKFGVSAQPVAVAGVAADAGAAAEEKTEFDVILKDAGAKKINVIKVVRGLTGLGLKEAKEAVETAGSVIKEGVDKETAEAAKKELEEAGASVELK, translated from the coding sequence ATGGCTGTAACTAAAGAAGACGTACTCGAGTACATCTCTAACCTTTCCGTTCTCGAACTGTCCGAACTTGTTAAAGAGTTCGAAGAAAAATTCGGCGTATCTGCTCAGCCGGTCGCTGTTGCTGGTGTCGCTGCTGATGCCGGTGCTGCTGCTGAAGAGAAAACTGAATTTGACGTTATCCTCAAAGACGCTGGTGCGAAGAAGATCAATGTTATTAAAGTTGTCCGCGGCCTGACTGGTCTCGGCCTCAAAGAAGCGAAAGAAGCAGTTGAAACTGCCGGCTCTGTTATCAAAGAAGGTGTTGATAAAGAGACTGCTGAAGCTGCAAAGAAAGAACTCGAAGAAGCTGGCGCTTCCGTCGAGCTCAAGTAA
- the rpoB gene encoding DNA-directed RNA polymerase subunit beta — MLNTLYSGNRLRVDFAKTPQQIDVPNLLQLQLSSYENFLMMDQKDRAESGLERVFQSVFPIHDAQNRITLEYMGSEIGTPKYTVRECMERGLTYSVSLRMKTRLVLWDRDENTKEKKGVSEIKEQSIFIRDIPLMTDRTSFVINGVERVVVNQLHRSPGVIFKEEEATTAGNKLIYTGQIIPDRGSWLYFEYDPKDILYMRINKRRKVPVTIMFRALGYSKQDILKLFYPLQTIEIVDNAFLMPFEPEQFDGRLEFDLRDVEGNVHVAAGKRLSSKKAQKMIETGITRVQYPVEVLCERHLAEPIINPETGEVLFDTMTSIDEMKLKKIAEAGIGSFVIANDLASGVDSSIINAFLADADSLKLLKQTEELEDENDLAAIRIYKVMRPGEPVTKEAAKAFVNQLFFDPERYDLTRVGRMKMNHKLGQEIPEYVTVLTNEDIINTVKYVIKVKNGKGHIDDRDHLGNRRIRSIGELLGNELHNGLIKMQKAIKDKLSTMSGPMAELMPHDLINSKMITSTIMEFFSGGQLSQFMDQTNPLSEVTHKRRLSALGEGGLVKERAGFEVRDVHPTHYGRICPIETPEGQNIGLINTLATYAKVNEHGFIEAPYNVVKDGIVQYGDENVVYLTATQEEGMTIAAASNKVDANGQFAEDLIELRKDGEIILGSPKDAEYMDLSSHMVVGVAASLIPFLEHDDANRALMGSNMQRQAVPLLKPSAPMVGTGVEKLVARDAWESVKAKRAGIVEKIDARHIYVISKDDEGAVIDYYPLQKNLRTNQNTTFGQKPIVKVGEHVEAGQVIADGPNMDQGELALGQNALVAFMPWNGYNFEDAIVISEKLIREDAYTSVHIYEKEAEARELKHGVEEITRDIPNVRDEDLAHLDESGIVKIGTYVSGGMILVGKVSPKGEVKPTPEERLLRAIFGEKAGHVVNKSLYCPPSMEGVVVDVKVFTKKGYDKDPRTLEMEKAERDELEREHYDRLLMIDKEEMMRVVSLLTKSPLESDVTANGTAYSAGDLIKAEDLENVNRFAMNNIVKAYSEDVQAKYNKTKNHFQKEKKKFRDEHEEKLTILEKDDILPNGVVKYVKVYVATKRKLKVGDKMAGRHGNKGIVSTIVPEVDMPYMANGRSVDVCLNPLGVPSRMNIGQILEMHLGMVGRELGYQIQEQFEQEQADLIASLRKQLGEIAGAARLMKLEDAVAKMSDDEILKYARDWSNGVRFATPIFEGVNAEEFENLFAMAKMDKDGKTVLFDGKTGEQLKERVNVGYMYVIKLHHLVDEKVHARSTGPYSLVTQQPVGGKALFGGQRFGEMEVWALEAYGASAVLKEMLTIKSDDVDGRVAAYKALTKGESVPESGIPETLFVLTKELQSLALDVEIFDEVEDDEQISAD, encoded by the coding sequence ATGTTAAACACACTCTACTCCGGAAACCGCTTACGTGTTGACTTCGCTAAAACCCCGCAACAGATCGATGTTCCTAACCTCCTTCAACTGCAACTGAGCTCTTACGAAAACTTCCTGATGATGGATCAGAAGGACCGCGCCGAAAGTGGCCTGGAACGCGTATTCCAGTCTGTCTTCCCGATCCATGATGCCCAGAACCGCATTACGCTTGAGTACATGGGGTCCGAGATCGGTACGCCGAAATACACCGTACGCGAGTGTATGGAACGTGGACTCACCTACTCCGTCTCCCTGCGCATGAAAACGCGCCTGGTCCTCTGGGACCGTGACGAGAACACCAAAGAGAAAAAAGGTGTCAGCGAGATCAAAGAGCAGTCGATCTTTATCCGCGACATCCCGCTGATGACGGACCGTACCTCCTTCGTCATCAACGGTGTCGAACGCGTCGTCGTCAACCAGCTTCACCGTTCGCCGGGCGTTATCTTCAAAGAAGAAGAAGCGACGACGGCCGGCAACAAGCTGATCTACACCGGTCAGATCATCCCGGACCGCGGTTCATGGCTCTATTTCGAGTATGACCCGAAAGATATCCTTTACATGCGCATCAACAAGCGCCGTAAAGTGCCGGTCACAATCATGTTCCGTGCCCTGGGGTACAGCAAGCAGGACATCCTGAAGCTCTTCTACCCGCTCCAGACGATCGAGATCGTGGACAACGCGTTCCTGATGCCGTTCGAGCCGGAGCAGTTCGACGGCCGCCTGGAGTTCGATCTCCGCGACGTAGAGGGCAATGTTCACGTGGCAGCCGGTAAACGTCTCTCCAGCAAAAAAGCGCAGAAGATGATCGAAACCGGCATCACACGTGTCCAGTACCCGGTCGAGGTTCTCTGCGAACGTCACCTCGCCGAGCCGATCATCAACCCTGAAACGGGCGAAGTCCTCTTCGACACGATGACCTCCATCGACGAGATGAAGCTCAAGAAGATCGCGGAAGCGGGCATCGGCTCCTTCGTCATCGCGAACGACCTGGCATCCGGCGTCGACAGCTCCATCATCAACGCCTTCCTGGCGGATGCGGATTCTCTGAAGCTGCTCAAGCAGACGGAAGAGCTTGAAGACGAGAACGATCTCGCGGCGATCCGTATCTACAAGGTTATGCGCCCGGGCGAACCGGTCACCAAGGAGGCGGCGAAAGCCTTCGTCAACCAGCTCTTCTTTGACCCGGAACGCTACGACCTGACCCGCGTCGGCCGTATGAAGATGAACCACAAGCTCGGCCAGGAGATCCCGGAGTACGTCACCGTACTCACCAACGAGGATATCATCAATACGGTCAAGTACGTCATCAAGGTCAAGAACGGCAAGGGCCACATTGACGACCGTGACCACCTCGGTAACCGCCGTATCCGCTCCATCGGTGAGCTGCTCGGCAACGAACTGCACAACGGTCTCATCAAGATGCAGAAGGCGATCAAGGACAAGCTCTCCACGATGAGCGGACCGATGGCCGAACTGATGCCGCACGACCTGATCAACTCCAAGATGATCACTTCGACGATCATGGAGTTCTTCTCCGGCGGCCAGTTGAGCCAGTTTATGGACCAGACGAACCCGCTGTCGGAAGTGACGCACAAACGCCGCCTCTCCGCACTCGGTGAGGGCGGTCTCGTCAAAGAGCGCGCCGGCTTCGAAGTCCGTGACGTTCACCCGACGCACTACGGCCGTATCTGTCCGATCGAGACCCCGGAGGGTCAGAACATCGGTCTTATCAACACTCTCGCTACCTACGCGAAGGTCAACGAACACGGCTTTATCGAAGCGCCGTACAACGTTGTCAAAGACGGCATCGTCCAGTACGGTGACGAGAATGTCGTCTACCTGACGGCAACGCAGGAAGAGGGGATGACCATCGCCGCGGCGTCGAACAAAGTTGATGCAAACGGCCAGTTTGCCGAAGACCTGATCGAGCTGCGCAAAGACGGCGAGATCATTCTCGGTTCACCGAAAGATGCAGAGTACATGGACCTCTCGTCTCACATGGTCGTCGGCGTCGCCGCATCGCTCATTCCGTTCCTGGAACACGATGACGCGAACCGCGCCCTCATGGGATCGAACATGCAGCGCCAGGCCGTACCGCTCCTCAAGCCCTCCGCACCGATGGTCGGTACGGGTGTCGAGAAGCTGGTCGCCCGCGATGCATGGGAGAGCGTTAAAGCGAAACGTGCCGGGATCGTCGAAAAGATCGACGCCCGCCACATCTACGTCATCAGCAAGGATGACGAAGGTGCGGTGATCGACTATTACCCGCTGCAGAAGAACCTGCGTACCAACCAGAATACGACCTTCGGCCAGAAGCCGATCGTCAAGGTCGGTGAGCACGTCGAAGCGGGACAGGTCATCGCCGACGGTCCGAACATGGATCAGGGCGAGCTCGCCCTCGGCCAGAATGCGCTCGTCGCCTTCATGCCGTGGAACGGTTACAACTTCGAGGATGCGATTGTCATCTCCGAGAAACTGATCCGCGAAGATGCGTACACCTCCGTTCACATCTACGAGAAAGAGGCGGAAGCGCGCGAACTGAAGCACGGTGTCGAAGAGATCACCCGTGACATCCCGAACGTCCGGGACGAAGACCTCGCGCACCTGGATGAAAGCGGTATCGTCAAAATCGGTACCTATGTCAGCGGCGGCATGATCCTCGTCGGTAAAGTTTCGCCGAAAGGCGAAGTGAAGCCGACACCGGAAGAGCGCCTCCTGCGTGCCATCTTCGGTGAAAAAGCGGGCCACGTTGTCAACAAGTCGCTCTACTGTCCGCCGAGCATGGAAGGGGTCGTCGTCGACGTCAAAGTCTTCACGAAAAAAGGCTATGACAAAGACCCGCGTACCCTCGAGATGGAAAAGGCGGAGCGCGACGAGCTCGAGCGCGAGCACTACGACCGCCTCCTCATGATCGATAAAGAGGAGATGATGCGTGTCGTCTCCCTGCTGACGAAGTCGCCGCTGGAGAGCGACGTCACGGCGAACGGTACGGCTTACAGCGCCGGCGACCTGATCAAGGCCGAAGACCTTGAGAACGTCAACCGCTTCGCGATGAACAACATCGTCAAAGCGTACAGCGAAGATGTCCAGGCGAAGTACAACAAGACGAAGAACCACTTCCAGAAAGAGAAGAAGAAGTTCCGCGACGAGCACGAAGAGAAGCTGACGATCCTTGAAAAAGACGACATTCTCCCCAACGGCGTCGTCAAATACGTCAAGGTCTACGTCGCGACGAAGCGCAAGCTCAAAGTCGGGGACAAGATGGCGGGTCGTCACGGGAACAAGGGTATCGTCTCCACGATCGTCCCGGAAGTCGATATGCCGTACATGGCCAACGGCCGTTCCGTCGACGTCTGTCTGAACCCGCTGGGGGTTCCGTCGCGTATGAACATCGGGCAGATCCTTGAGATGCACCTGGGCATGGTCGGCCGCGAGCTCGGCTACCAGATCCAGGAGCAGTTCGAGCAGGAGCAGGCGGATCTTATCGCTTCGCTTCGCAAGCAGCTCGGTGAGATCGCGGGTGCTGCACGCCTGATGAAACTCGAAGACGCCGTCGCCAAGATGAGCGACGACGAGATCCTCAAGTATGCCCGCGACTGGAGCAACGGTGTCCGTTTCGCGACACCGATCTTCGAGGGCGTCAACGCCGAAGAGTTCGAGAACCTCTTCGCGATGGCGAAGATGGACAAAGACGGTAAAACCGTCCTGTTCGACGGTAAGACCGGTGAACAGCTCAAAGAGCGTGTCAACGTCGGTTACATGTACGTCATCAAACTGCACCACCTGGTCGACGAGAAGGTCCACGCCCGTTCAACGGGGCCGTACTCTCTCGTTACCCAGCAGCCGGTCGGCGGTAAGGCCCTCTTCGGTGGCCAGCGCTTCGGGGAGATGGAAGTATGGGCTCTCGAGGCCTACGGTGCTTCCGCGGTCCTCAAAGAGATGCTGACGATCAAGTCGGATGACGTTGACGGTCGTGTCGCGGCGTACAAAGCATTGACAAAAGGTGAAAGCGTGCCGGAATCCGGTATTCCTGAAACGCTGTTCGTACTGACAAAAGAGCTGCAATCCCTTGCGCTTGATGTAGAGATTTTTGACGAGGTGGAAGACGATGAGCAAATTAGTGCCGATTGA
- the rpoC gene encoding DNA-directed RNA polymerase subunit beta', with amino-acid sequence MSKLVPIEVTEENRPKDIKQLQFRLASPEKILSWSHGEVKKPETINYRTLKPERDGLFCAKIFGPVRDYECLCGKYKKMRYKGVVCEKCGVEVTTSKVRRTRMGHIDLVTPVAHIWYVSSLPSRIGTLLGVKMKDLERVLYYEAYIVKSGGEAYYDAEQSAPVIKYDVLNEEQYRTLNQRYSESGFVAQMGGEVIRDLLDDIDLVELFSVLKEEMEGTRSEAKRKTIVKRLKVIESFLNSGNNPAWMMLSVLPVLPPDLRPLVSLDGGKFAVSDVNDLYRRVINRNQRLKRLIELEAPEIIVRNEKRMLQESVDALFDNGRRANAVKGANKRPLKSLSEVIKGKQGRFRQNLLGKRVDFSGRSVIVVGPDLKMDQCGLPKKMALELFKPHLIAKLEDKGYATTVKAAKKMIEDKTNEVWECLSEIVEGYPIMLNRAPTLHKLSIQAFHPRLIEGKAIQLHPLVCAAFNADFDGDQMAVHVPLSAEAIAEAKVLMLSSMNILLPASGKAIATPSQDMVLGIYYLSLEKNGVVGSNKLFANVDEIRIALEQSGLDLHARIRTRVDGRMITTTVGRLLIKEILPSFVPVDLWNRVMKKKAINALVDYVQKHGGIAVTAGFLDRLKNLGFKHATAAGVSISVDDVIVPEEKPELIAQSKAKVKEIQKQYEAGLLTEQERYNKIIDVWTDVNNTLAGDMMQMIENDKSGFNSIYMMADSGARGSAAQIRQLAGMRGLMAKPDGSIIETPIISNFKEGLNVLEYFISTHGARKGLADTALKTANAGYLTRKLVDVAQNVKIVEDDCGSHEGIEITDISIGNEMIEPLEDRIYGRVLAEDAIDPITNEILYPEGELIDEIKASKIVEAGIKSVHIRTPATCKSEGGVCALCYGKNLGTGELVRKGEAVGIIAAQSIGEPGTQLTLRTFHVGGTASSTREERQVVATKKGFIRYYNLKTYKNQEGKNIVANRRNAGVLLVEPKIKAPFDGTIDVQTIHDEILVSVSNGEQTQRYTLRKTEVARPNELAGVSGKIEGKFYLPYESGAKVVAHESIVETIRDGWNVPNRIPYASELLVDDGAPVTQRVEAGAKGTVKFFLLKGDYLERYDAISKGYEVTEKGLFAVVVDADDREANRHYIARGSIVDIDDDAEAEAATVIAHAATAESLVIAEWDPYSNPIISEAAGTVKFEDVIPGVTASEQFDELTGKTRLMINEYISPEYKPAIVLATEAGELIRYSLEPKTAVFAQNNATVNVADILAKTPKALQKSRDITGGLPRVSELFEARKPKDVALIAEVDGVVSFGKPLRGKERIVITGENGIIKEYFVDKNQNALVHPGEFVHAGERLSDGMVSSHEILRILGVKALYNYLVSEVQQVYRRQGVNIADKHIEVIFTQMIRQVKIVKSGDTKFIQGDLVSKNRFKEENEKILRLGGEPAIAEPFLVGITRASVSADSIISAASFQDTTKVLTEAAVSAKIDDLTDMKENVIIGRTIPAGTGMYKEYTIDFES; translated from the coding sequence ATGAGCAAATTAGTGCCGATTGAAGTAACGGAAGAGAATCGCCCGAAGGACATTAAACAGCTGCAGTTCCGCCTGGCGAGCCCGGAGAAGATCCTCTCCTGGAGCCACGGCGAAGTCAAAAAGCCGGAGACGATCAACTACCGTACCCTGAAACCGGAACGCGACGGTCTGTTCTGTGCGAAGATCTTCGGACCGGTCCGCGATTACGAGTGTCTGTGCGGCAAGTACAAGAAGATGCGTTACAAAGGCGTCGTGTGTGAGAAGTGTGGCGTTGAAGTCACCACTTCCAAGGTCCGCCGTACCCGTATGGGTCACATCGACCTGGTCACGCCGGTAGCGCACATCTGGTACGTCAGCTCCCTGCCGAGCCGTATCGGTACGCTCCTGGGTGTCAAAATGAAAGACCTCGAGCGCGTACTCTACTACGAGGCGTACATCGTCAAAAGCGGCGGTGAAGCGTACTACGATGCGGAGCAGAGCGCACCGGTCATCAAGTACGATGTTCTCAACGAAGAGCAGTACCGTACCCTCAACCAGCGCTACAGCGAGAGCGGCTTCGTCGCCCAGATGGGCGGCGAGGTCATCCGTGACCTGCTCGACGACATCGACCTCGTCGAGCTCTTCTCCGTCCTCAAAGAGGAGATGGAGGGGACCCGTTCCGAAGCGAAACGCAAAACGATCGTCAAGCGCCTGAAGGTCATCGAATCCTTCCTGAACTCCGGGAACAACCCGGCGTGGATGATGCTCTCCGTGCTGCCCGTCCTGCCGCCGGACCTGCGTCCGCTGGTCAGCCTGGACGGCGGCAAGTTCGCCGTCTCCGACGTCAACGACCTGTACCGCCGTGTTATCAACCGTAACCAGCGTCTGAAACGTCTGATCGAGCTCGAAGCGCCGGAGATCATCGTGCGCAACGAGAAGCGTATGCTTCAGGAGTCTGTTGACGCCCTCTTCGACAACGGCCGCCGTGCCAACGCCGTCAAGGGTGCGAACAAGCGTCCGCTGAAATCACTCTCCGAGGTCATCAAGGGTAAGCAGGGACGTTTCCGTCAGAACCTTCTCGGTAAGCGTGTCGACTTCTCCGGCCGTTCAGTCATCGTCGTCGGTCCGGACCTCAAGATGGACCAGTGCGGTCTGCCGAAAAAGATGGCCCTCGAACTCTTCAAGCCGCACCTGATCGCGAAGCTCGAAGACAAAGGGTACGCGACAACCGTCAAGGCTGCCAAGAAGATGATCGAGGACAAAACCAACGAGGTTTGGGAGTGTCTCTCCGAGATCGTCGAAGGCTACCCGATCATGCTCAACCGTGCGCCGACGCTGCACAAACTCTCGATCCAGGCCTTCCACCCGCGCCTGATCGAAGGGAAAGCGATCCAGCTGCACCCGCTCGTCTGTGCGGCCTTCAACGCCGACTTCGACGGTGACCAGATGGCGGTCCACGTCCCGCTCTCCGCCGAGGCGATTGCGGAAGCGAAAGTTCTGATGCTCTCATCCATGAACATTCTGCTCCCGGCCTCCGGTAAAGCGATCGCGACACCGTCGCAGGATATGGTCCTCGGGATCTACTACCTCTCCCTGGAGAAAAACGGTGTCGTCGGCTCGAACAAGCTGTTCGCCAACGTCGACGAGATCCGTATCGCCCTGGAGCAGAGCGGGCTTGACCTGCATGCACGTATCCGTACCCGTGTCGACGGCCGTATGATCACGACGACGGTCGGCCGTCTCCTCATCAAGGAGATCCTGCCTTCATTCGTCCCGGTCGACCTCTGGAACCGTGTCATGAAGAAAAAGGCGATCAACGCCCTGGTCGACTACGTTCAGAAGCACGGCGGTATCGCCGTCACGGCCGGTTTCCTCGACCGCCTCAAGAACCTCGGTTTCAAACATGCGACCGCGGCGGGTGTCTCCATCTCCGTTGACGACGTCATCGTCCCGGAAGAGAAACCGGAGCTGATCGCGCAGTCCAAGGCGAAGGTCAAAGAGATCCAGAAGCAGTACGAAGCGGGTCTTCTGACCGAGCAGGAACGCTACAACAAGATCATCGACGTCTGGACCGACGTTAACAATACGCTTGCGGGCGACATGATGCAGATGATCGAGAACGACAAATCGGGCTTCAACTCCATCTACATGATGGCCGACTCCGGGGCGCGGGGTTCTGCGGCCCAGATCCGTCAGCTTGCCGGTATGCGCGGTCTGATGGCGAAGCCGGACGGCTCGATCATCGAAACGCCGATTATCTCGAACTTTAAAGAGGGTCTGAACGTCCTTGAGTACTTCATTTCGACCCACGGTGCCCGTAAAGGTCTGGCGGATACCGCGCTTAAAACGGCGAATGCGGGTTACCTGACCCGTAAACTCGTCGACGTTGCGCAGAACGTGAAGATCGTCGAGGACGACTGTGGTTCCCACGAGGGGATCGAGATCACGGACATCTCCATCGGTAACGAAATGATTGAACCGCTCGAAGACCGTATCTACGGCCGCGTCCTCGCCGAAGACGCGATCGACCCGATCACCAACGAGATCCTCTACCCCGAGGGCGAGCTGATCGACGAGATCAAGGCGAGCAAGATCGTCGAGGCGGGCATCAAGTCCGTGCATATCCGTACGCCGGCGACCTGTAAATCCGAAGGCGGCGTCTGTGCACTCTGTTACGGTAAAAACCTCGGTACCGGCGAACTGGTCCGCAAGGGCGAGGCCGTCGGTATTATCGCTGCACAGTCGATCGGGGAACCGGGTACACAGCTGACACTTCGTACCTTCCACGTCGGTGGTACGGCGTCCAGCACCCGTGAAGAGCGCCAGGTCGTCGCAACGAAGAAAGGTTTCATCCGTTACTACAACCTGAAAACCTATAAGAACCAGGAAGGCAAGAATATCGTCGCCAACCGCCGTAACGCGGGTGTGCTCCTGGTCGAACCGAAGATCAAAGCGCCGTTCGACGGTACCATCGACGTTCAGACGATCCACGACGAGATCCTTGTCAGCGTCAGCAACGGTGAACAGACACAGCGCTATACCCTGCGCAAGACCGAGGTCGCCCGCCCGAACGAACTGGCCGGCGTCAGCGGTAAGATCGAAGGGAAGTTCTACCTGCCGTACGAGAGCGGCGCGAAAGTCGTCGCCCACGAGTCGATCGTCGAGACGATCCGTGACGGTTGGAACGTTCCGAACCGTATCCCGTACGCTTCCGAGCTGCTCGTCGACGACGGTGCACCGGTCACACAGCGTGTCGAAGCGGGTGCGAAAGGTACGGTCAAGTTCTTCCTCCTCAAAGGGGATTACCTTGAGCGCTACGATGCGATTAGCAAGGGCTACGAAGTCACCGAGAAAGGCCTGTTCGCCGTCGTCGTCGACGCCGATGACCGTGAAGCGAACCGCCACTACATCGCCCGCGGCTCCATCGTCGATATCGACGATGATGCCGAGGCGGAAGCGGCAACGGTCATTGCACACGCCGCAACGGCCGAATCGCTCGTCATCGCCGAGTGGGACCCGTACTCAAATCCGATCATCTCCGAAGCGGCCGGTACGGTCAAGTTCGAAGATGTCATCCCGGGCGTCACGGCGTCCGAGCAGTTCGACGAACTGACGGGCAAAACGCGTCTGATGATCAACGAGTACATCTCTCCGGAGTACAAACCGGCGATCGTGCTCGCGACGGAAGCCGGCGAGCTTATCCGTTATTCGCTCGAGCCGAAAACGGCGGTCTTCGCCCAGAACAACGCGACGGTCAACGTCGCCGACATCCTGGCGAAAACACCGAAAGCGCTCCAGAAGTCACGCGACATTACCGGGGGTCTCCCGCGCGTTTCCGAGCTCTTTGAAGCCCGTAAGCCGAAAGACGTCGCCCTCATCGCAGAGGTTGACGGTGTCGTCAGCTTCGGCAAGCCGCTGCGCGGGAAAGAGCGTATCGTCATTACCGGCGAAAACGGTATCATCAAAGAGTACTTTGTCGACAAGAACCAGAACGCCCTGGTCCACCCGGGCGAATTCGTTCACGCCGGCGAGCGTCTCTCCGACGGTATGGTCTCAAGCCACGAGATCCTGCGTATCCTCGGGGTCAAGGCACTGTACAACTACCTGGTCAGCGAAGTCCAGCAGGTTTACCGCCGCCAGGGGGTTAACATTGCGGATAAACACATCGAGGTCATCTTTACCCAGATGATCCGCCAGGTCAAGATCGTCAAGTCCGGCGATACGAAGTTCATCCAGGGCGACCTCGTCTCGAAGAACCGCTTCAAGGAAGAGAACGAGAAGATCCTGCGCCTCGGCGGCGAGCCGGCGATTGCCGAACCGTTCCTGGTCGGTATCACCCGTGCTTCCGTCAGTGCGGACTCCATTATCTCCGCGGCGTCCTTCCAGGATACCACGAAGGTCCTCACCGAAGCGGCCGTCTCTGCGAAGATCGACGACCTGACCGATATGAAAGAGAACGTCATTATCGGTCGTACGATCCCGGCCGGTACCGGTATGTACAAAGAGTACACGATCGACTTCGAATCGTAA
- the rpsL gene encoding 30S ribosomal protein S12 — MPTINQLIRKERKAVIKKSKSPALVNCPQRRGVCTRVYTTTPKKPNSALRKVAKVRLTSGFEVISYIGGEGHNLQEHSIVLVRGGRVKDLPGVKYHIVRGALDTAGVANRTVARSKYGTKRPKK; from the coding sequence ATGCCTACAATCAACCAGTTGATTCGTAAAGAGCGCAAGGCTGTGATCAAAAAATCTAAGTCTCCCGCACTCGTAAACTGCCCGCAGCGCCGCGGCGTCTGTACGCGTGTTTACACGACGACACCTAAAAAACCGAACTCGGCACTTCGTAAAGTCGCCAAGGTCCGCCTGACATCAGGTTTCGAGGTGATCTCTTATATCGGTGGTGAAGGTCACAACCTGCAAGAGCACTCTATCGTTCTCGTACGCGGCGGTCGTGTCAAAGACCTTCCGGGTGTTAAGTATCACATCGTTCGCGGTGCGCTCGATACTGCCGGTGTTGCTAACCGTACGGTTGCACGTTCTAAATACGGTACGAAACGCCCGAAGAAATAA
- the rpsG gene encoding 30S ribosomal protein S7: MRRRRAPVREIMPDPVHGSKVLTKFINKIMLDGKKSTAEKIMYSALDIISARGEKPGIEVFNEAIDNIKPVLEVKSRRVGGATYQVPVEVRPVRQLSLAIRWLVDAARKRNERTMAERLANELMDAATDKGSAFKKKEDTYKMAEANKAFAHYRW, encoded by the coding sequence ATGCGTAGAAGAAGAGCGCCCGTCCGTGAGATCATGCCCGATCCGGTTCACGGCAGCAAAGTTCTGACAAAGTTCATTAACAAAATCATGCTCGACGGTAAGAAAAGCACTGCCGAGAAGATCATGTACAGCGCCCTGGATATTATCAGTGCCCGCGGTGAAAAACCGGGTATCGAAGTATTCAACGAAGCGATCGACAACATCAAGCCGGTTCTGGAAGTCAAAAGCCGCCGCGTCGGTGGGGCAACCTATCAGGTTCCAGTAGAAGTACGCCCTGTCCGCCAACTCTCCCTGGCGATCCGCTGGCTTGTCGATGCTGCCCGTAAACGCAATGAGCGTACGATGGCAGAGCGCCTGGCGAACGAACTGATGGATGCAGCGACTGACAAAGGTTCTGCGTTCAAAAAGAAAGAAGATACCTACAAAATGGCAGAAGCGAACAAAGCGTTCGCACACTACCGCTGGTAA